The Candidatus Thorarchaeota archaeon region TAGTACGTGCCCACGAAGTCGTCCCGGAGGGCATAAGGACCATGTTTGACGGCCGGTTGATCAGTGTCTTCAGCGCCTCATACCGAGGCACTGTCACACCCAAGGCCTTAGTGCTAGAGTCAGACGCCCGGTGGCATGCGGTGCCGCTCTAGAAGCGGCTTTGAGCTTGGGCATTGAGGTACTTTCATAAGGTGCTTAGTAGGCACCATTGGCATCTGATAGGTAATCCGGCAAGGATGCCTGCCGACAGAGATGATCTCGTATGGTAAAGGTCGCTGTCATCAAGACATCTCCGAAGACCGTGGTTGATGATGTCGGTCGACTCATGGACTTGGCCGAGTATGACAAGCACATCTCCAAGGACATCCGGACAACAATCAAACTCAACCTCTCGTGGAGCAAGTTCTACCCGGCCTGTTCAACCAACCCCTACATCTTCGATGGCCTTCTCAAGAAGATGACTGCAGATGGCTTCTCTCCGAGGTCGATACAGGCGGTAGAGAACGAAACGGTGGTCACCAACATATATGCTGGGACCAAGGGGAACAACTGGTACAGCGTGATGAGGAAGTACGGAATCAAGTTTCTGCCGCTCATCAAGGCGCACTACGAAGAGGTGAAGCTGCCTCGCAAGACGCTCGTACTGGAGCGCACTTTCGGAGAGGTGATCGCACCAAGAGAGATATTCGGCACAAACATAATCCACCTGCCGACAATCAAGACGCACGGGCACACCTTGATGACCGGAGCCATGAAGGACTCGTTCGGCCTCTACCTGACCAAGAACAGACACCTCGCCCATCTCAAGATACATGAGGTGTTGGTTGATCTTCTTCTCTTGCAGAAGACGGTCTCCCGCAGTGAGTTCGTCATCACCGACGGGACTGTGATGGGCGACGGGGCCGGACCGAGGACCATGATTCCAAGAATAGGGAACATCCTGCTCGCAACACATGACATGGTTGCTGCAGACACAGTCCAGACCCGAATCATGGGTCTGAATCAGCGTCTTGTCAGAAAACTGCAGATTGCCAATCAACTCGGTCTTGGT contains the following coding sequences:
- a CDS encoding DUF362 domain-containing protein; protein product: MVKVAVIKTSPKTVVDDVGRLMDLAEYDKHISKDIRTTIKLNLSWSKFYPACSTNPYIFDGLLKKMTADGFSPRSIQAVENETVVTNIYAGTKGNNWYSVMRKYGIKFLPLIKAHYEEVKLPRKTLVLERTFGEVIAPREIFGTNIIHLPTIKTHGHTLMTGAMKDSFGLYLTKNRHLAHLKIHEVLVDLLLLQKTVSRSEFVITDGTVMGDGAGPRTMIPRIGNILLATHDMVAADTVQTRIMGLNQRLVRKLQIANQLGLGECDPDKIEIVGDFESFDELPNFHMHTAKSPVIMWNRGFLRFPGMETFLFRSPLMWLPTQLSGLYHDGLWLPTKGRKWVRWFLEETEYGKLWKTYA